A single genomic interval of Syntrophorhabdaceae bacterium harbors:
- a CDS encoding methylglyoxal synthase, producing the protein MTQRKITMKHDKRIALVAHDNKKRDLIEWAEYNRVLLAHHKIFATGTTGQMLEREFGFEVNKLQSGPLGGDQQIGAKIADGEIDFLIFFWDPLEPHPHDPDVKALLRMAVVWNIPIACNRASADFMISSPLMDSDYDRLVPDYDVYRTRKIEGNNR; encoded by the coding sequence ATGACTCAGAGGAAGATCACCATGAAACACGACAAGCGCATAGCGCTTGTGGCGCACGACAACAAGAAGCGTGATTTGATCGAATGGGCGGAATACAATCGGGTGCTTTTGGCCCATCACAAGATATTTGCTACCGGAACCACAGGACAGATGTTGGAACGGGAGTTTGGTTTCGAAGTGAATAAACTCCAGAGCGGACCACTGGGCGGTGATCAGCAAATCGGGGCGAAGATAGCCGATGGAGAGATAGATTTCCTTATCTTCTTCTGGGACCCGCTTGAGCCGCACCCACACGATCCGGATGTCAAGGCTCTCTTGCGTATGGCGGTTGTCTGGAACATCCCCATCGCCTGCAACCGAGCCTCCGCTGATTTCATGATCTCCTCTCCGCTCATGGATAGCGACTACGACCGGCTCGTGCCCGATTACGATGTATACCGCACCCGGAAAATAGAAGGCAACAATAGGTGA